In a genomic window of Acidobacteriota bacterium:
- a CDS encoding nucleotidyl transferase AbiEii/AbiGii toxin family protein, with protein MNRLQRILERVKTDLDSLGVPWCLAGGLAVSVWGEPRLTRDIDVIVAVSSDQQTEELIRQLQDDSRLDVTRAKRGSRFGEMISRDSLRRHSEPGEARAKNLGGGS; from the coding sequence ATGAACCGGCTTCAGCGAATTCTCGAAAGGGTGAAAACCGATCTCGATTCGCTCGGAGTCCCCTGGTGTCTGGCCGGAGGGCTCGCGGTTTCCGTCTGGGGCGAACCAAGGTTGACGCGCGACATCGACGTCATCGTCGCTGTGAGCTCAGACCAACAGACTGAAGAACTGATTCGGCAGCTTCAGGATGACAGCCGTTTGGATGTGACGAGGGCTAAACGGGGTTCGAGGTTCGGCGAAATGATCTCGCGCGATTCCCTCCGACGTCATTCTGAGCCCGGCGAAGCGCGGGCGAAGAATCTGGGCGGGGGATCGTGA
- a CDS encoding insulinase family protein translates to MISNQSRSLVMALAILALVLPLAAQDISAWEDRTTVTTLDNGLTVVVVERHEAPVFSFFTHVRAGGAQEVPGITGLAHMFEHMAFKGTYDIGTEDYAAERAALEEVERAYVAYDRARRMETGADQAEIERLEQGWRDAMERADSFVKSNEFGEIIDRVGGVGLNAFTSSDETGYFYSMPANRLELWAYLESERFIEPVMREFYKERNVVTEERRMRTESNPIGRLIEQFLATAFTAHPYGQPVVGWPSDLSTFSATDAMEFYRKYYVPSNMVVTLVGDVTSETALPIIRKYFGRIPAGDPPPILRTSEPPQFAEREVILVDESQPFYIEGYHKPAANHPDNAIYNAISDILSNGRTSRLYRALVRDQQIAAVAAGFNNFPGDRYSNLFAFYGVPTPGHTPEEIRDSIHAEIDRLKTEAVSEDELQMVKTRAKASLLRQLRSNQGIAIQFGTYQSTQGDWRELFRDVEEIDAVTADDILRIANETFTDANRTSAMIRSTNMAGGAQ, encoded by the coding sequence ATGATTTCCAACCAATCGCGCTCGCTCGTGATGGCACTGGCAATCCTCGCGCTTGTCCTGCCCCTTGCGGCACAGGACATTTCGGCCTGGGAGGACCGCACGACTGTCACTACTCTCGACAACGGGCTCACCGTCGTCGTCGTCGAGCGCCACGAGGCGCCGGTGTTCTCGTTCTTCACCCATGTCCGCGCCGGAGGAGCCCAGGAAGTCCCCGGGATTACCGGTCTCGCTCACATGTTCGAGCACATGGCTTTCAAAGGAACCTACGACATCGGAACCGAGGATTACGCGGCGGAGAGGGCAGCTCTCGAAGAAGTCGAGCGCGCCTACGTCGCCTACGATCGAGCCCGCCGCATGGAGACGGGCGCCGACCAGGCGGAGATCGAGCGGCTGGAACAGGGCTGGCGTGATGCGATGGAGCGTGCCGACAGCTTCGTGAAGAGTAACGAGTTCGGCGAGATCATCGACCGGGTCGGCGGAGTCGGACTCAACGCGTTCACCAGCTCCGATGAGACCGGCTATTTCTATTCGATGCCCGCCAATCGACTCGAGCTCTGGGCATATCTCGAGTCGGAGCGATTCATCGAGCCGGTGATGCGGGAGTTCTACAAAGAGCGCAACGTCGTGACCGAAGAACGCCGGATGAGAACCGAGAGCAACCCCATCGGGCGTCTCATCGAGCAATTTCTCGCAACGGCCTTCACCGCCCATCCCTACGGCCAGCCAGTCGTCGGGTGGCCTTCCGATCTCAGCACTTTCTCCGCCACCGACGCGATGGAGTTCTACAGAAAGTACTACGTTCCTTCGAACATGGTCGTGACGCTCGTCGGTGACGTCACTTCGGAGACGGCGCTTCCAATCATCAGAAAGTACTTCGGCAGGATTCCAGCCGGCGACCCGCCTCCGATCCTTCGGACGAGCGAACCGCCTCAATTCGCAGAGCGGGAAGTCATTCTGGTCGACGAATCGCAGCCCTTCTACATCGAGGGTTACCACAAGCCCGCGGCGAATCATCCCGACAACGCGATTTACAACGCGATCTCCGACATCCTGTCTAATGGCCGCACCTCGAGGCTTTACCGCGCACTGGTCAGAGATCAGCAGATCGCGGCAGTCGCCGCCGGATTCAACAACTTCCCCGGCGACCGGTACTCGAACCTGTTCGCCTTCTACGGGGTACCGACTCCCGGTCACACCCCGGAGGAGATCCGCGACTCGATCCACGCCGAGATCGACCGGCTCAAGACCGAAGCGGTCTCCGAGGACGAACTCCAGATGGTGAAGACCCGCGCCAAAGCTTCGCTGCTTCGCCAGCTCAGAAGCAATCAGGGAATCGCCATTCAGTTCGGTACCTACCAGTCGACCCAGGGGGACTGGCGAGAGCTGTTCCGGGATGTCGAGGAGATCGACGCCGTAACGGCTGACGACATCCTTCGGATTGCAAACGAAACGTTCACGGACGCCAATCGGACATCGGCAATGATCCGATCGACGAACATGGCAGGAGGTGCCCAGTGA
- a CDS encoding cytochrome B encodes MAYLTLLSLHSWNRWIVLFLVIALLVAAVKGWNRATDARALEKLSLFTIVSIDVQLLLGIILLFLSPYVAGFVADPGPAMSNSVVRFWGVEHTTAMLVAVVLAHVGRIRIKRAESAIKAHRRGAIFFGLSLLLMLLAIPWPFMAYGRDLFRV; translated from the coding sequence ATGGCTTACCTCACGCTGTTGTCGCTCCACTCGTGGAACCGCTGGATCGTGCTTTTCCTGGTCATAGCTCTGCTCGTAGCGGCCGTCAAAGGCTGGAATCGGGCCACGGACGCGAGGGCGCTCGAAAAACTCAGCCTTTTCACGATCGTTTCCATCGACGTTCAGCTTCTGCTGGGAATCATCCTCCTCTTTCTCTCACCGTACGTCGCGGGATTCGTCGCCGACCCCGGGCCCGCAATGTCCAACTCGGTGGTTCGATTCTGGGGGGTCGAGCACACGACCGCTATGCTCGTCGCGGTCGTTCTCGCGCATGTCGGGCGGATCAGGATCAAGCGCGCCGAATCGGCGATCAAGGCGCACCGCCGGGGTGCCATCTTCTTCGGCCTCTCGCTGCTCCTGATGCTTCTCGCGATCCCCTGGCCTTTCATGGCGTACGGCCGGGACCTGTTCCGGGTGTGA
- a CDS encoding insulinase family protein: MKTRLSLLLITLAVTIAGCATSDSATTSSRAAGIPDTWTAISTPELRSFDIAEPKRIELSNGLVIFLQEDHEVPLIKGIVTIRGGERNVPGSKAGLTDVYGQAWRTGGTTSMTGDEIDEMLEARAAIVETYADVDSSGMTWDSLTEDFETTFGVAMDLLQNPEFREEKIGLAKNQVRTGIARRNDNPAAIASREARKLVYGTGSPYARNVEYDTLAAVDRDDLIAFHERTVHPNNMIIGIVGDFDPIQMESRLRRAFGDWDRGPEIEAPVIALETADPGVYFIPKNDVTQSNIRIVAPGALRDDPNYYALRVMNEIFGGGFSARLFSRIRSDRGLAYSVGGGVGTAYDHPGLFQISMGTKSGTTLEAIKALYGEIESFQAGPIEEAELTRARESLLNSFIFSIDSKEEVLREKMTLEFYGYPLDMIDRFQSEISSVTLDDVQRVARDYIDRENLAVVVVGKADDFDADLSTLGPVTEIDIAIPEPGSTSMVELETDAAGQSTLDKVVRGLGGAAAVDRVRSIRRVADINITLPQGQGAMSAKLDSVEKYPGSFRQTIALPMGQMTTIVGDDVAVMMTPGGNQALPAAQRQETLKQLTKSPINIVQHRNDAAYRFSSGGTQTIDGRTVEVLDVDAAGVRIRWFVDPRSGYIVRSEGGSLSMMGTPVNERVDYSDFRNVEGIVQPYRMTVYEDGNQAASINITEIDVNPTVAPDFWMVPSN; this comes from the coding sequence GTGAAAACCAGACTCAGCCTTCTGTTGATCACACTGGCAGTAACAATCGCAGGATGTGCGACGTCCGACTCGGCAACGACGTCGAGCCGCGCCGCCGGCATTCCTGATACCTGGACCGCAATCTCGACGCCGGAGCTCCGCTCATTCGACATCGCCGAACCGAAACGGATCGAGCTCTCCAACGGGCTGGTGATCTTTCTTCAGGAAGACCACGAGGTGCCGCTGATCAAGGGCATCGTCACCATTCGCGGCGGTGAGCGCAACGTGCCGGGATCGAAGGCCGGCCTGACCGACGTCTACGGCCAGGCGTGGCGCACCGGCGGAACGACGTCGATGACCGGCGACGAAATCGACGAGATGCTCGAAGCCCGCGCCGCAATCGTCGAAACGTATGCCGACGTCGACTCGAGCGGAATGACGTGGGATTCGCTCACGGAAGACTTCGAAACCACTTTCGGTGTGGCGATGGATCTCCTTCAGAACCCCGAGTTCCGCGAGGAGAAGATCGGACTCGCGAAGAATCAGGTTCGTACGGGCATTGCTCGTCGAAATGACAACCCGGCCGCGATCGCGTCCCGCGAAGCGAGGAAACTCGTCTATGGGACCGGCTCGCCATACGCCCGGAACGTCGAGTACGACACGCTCGCGGCGGTCGATCGAGACGATCTGATCGCCTTCCACGAGCGCACCGTCCACCCGAACAACATGATCATCGGCATCGTCGGCGACTTCGATCCGATCCAGATGGAATCGCGCCTCCGACGCGCCTTCGGCGACTGGGACCGCGGCCCTGAGATCGAGGCGCCGGTCATCGCGCTGGAAACAGCCGATCCTGGCGTGTACTTCATCCCGAAGAACGACGTCACGCAAAGCAACATCAGGATCGTGGCTCCCGGCGCGCTCCGCGACGACCCCAACTACTACGCCCTTCGCGTGATGAACGAGATTTTCGGCGGCGGCTTTTCTGCCCGGCTCTTCTCCCGCATCCGCTCGGATCGCGGGCTCGCATACTCGGTCGGTGGCGGAGTCGGTACTGCTTACGATCACCCCGGTCTGTTCCAGATCAGCATGGGAACCAAGAGCGGCACGACCCTCGAAGCGATCAAGGCGCTTTATGGTGAGATCGAGTCGTTCCAGGCAGGCCCGATCGAGGAAGCTGAGCTCACCCGTGCTCGTGAATCGCTACTCAACTCGTTCATCTTCAGCATCGACTCGAAAGAGGAGGTTTTGCGGGAGAAGATGACGCTCGAGTTCTACGGCTATCCGCTCGATATGATCGACCGATTCCAGTCGGAAATCAGCAGCGTCACTCTCGACGACGTACAGCGCGTCGCACGGGATTACATCGACCGCGAGAACCTCGCGGTTGTGGTCGTCGGAAAGGCGGACGACTTCGACGCCGATCTCTCGACCCTCGGTCCCGTGACCGAGATCGACATCGCGATTCCGGAACCCGGCTCGACATCAATGGTCGAGCTCGAGACGGATGCCGCCGGCCAGAGCACCCTCGACAAAGTCGTCCGGGGCCTCGGCGGCGCTGCCGCGGTCGACCGGGTCCGCTCGATCCGACGAGTCGCCGACATCAACATCACGCTTCCGCAGGGCCAGGGCGCGATGAGCGCCAAACTCGACTCGGTCGAGAAGTACCCGGGCTCGTTCCGCCAGACGATCGCTCTGCCGATGGGACAGATGACGACCATCGTCGGCGATGACGTCGCCGTGATGATGACACCCGGCGGCAACCAGGCTCTTCCGGCGGCGCAGCGGCAGGAAACACTCAAACAGCTCACCAAGTCGCCAATCAATATCGTCCAGCATCGCAACGATGCCGCCTACCGCTTCTCCTCGGGCGGCACCCAAACGATTGATGGCAGGACCGTCGAGGTGCTCGACGTCGATGCAGCCGGCGTTCGAATTCGCTGGTTCGTCGATCCGCGAAGCGGCTACATTGTCCGCAGCGAAGGAGGAAGCCTCAGCATGATGGGCACTCCGGTGAACGAAAGAGTCGACTACTCCGATTTTCGCAACGTCGAGGGAATCGTTCAGCCTTACAGGATGACGGTTTACGAAGACGGCAATCAGGCGGCTTCGATCAATATCACCGAGATCGATGTTAACCCGACCGTCGCTCCCGACTTCTGGATGGTGCCGTCGAACTAG
- the asd gene encoding aspartate-semialdehyde dehydrogenase — protein sequence MTVAETESEQLPQEVLDGGRLPVAVLGATGSVGQRFVQLLEEHPWFRVSELVASERSAGRNYADAAPWRLSTRLPEEAAGMVVKELGSELSSRIVFSALDSSVAGSAEETYADRGHAVISNAKNHRMDPDVPLLIPEINAGHLDAIERQKARRGGEGFIVTNPNCSTIGLTLAIAPIERQHGIETMHVATMQAISGAGYAGVTAWDISDNVVPHIGGEEEKIESEPQRILGLWESDGFREAPITISAHANRVPVTDGHMVCISFRYRYSENLRQSFPIDVLIEDAREAIRNFEGEPQRLRLPSAPPKPVVLAEEDDRPQPRLDRDSGRGMVVTVGRLRSCPVLDVRMVALVHNTIRGAAGAALLNAELIHAKGLVPAG from the coding sequence ATGACAGTCGCCGAGACCGAATCTGAACAGTTGCCGCAGGAGGTGCTCGATGGAGGGCGCCTTCCGGTTGCGGTCCTCGGAGCCACGGGCTCCGTCGGGCAGCGCTTCGTCCAGCTTCTCGAAGAGCACCCGTGGTTCCGTGTTTCGGAGCTGGTTGCATCGGAGCGGAGTGCCGGGAGGAATTACGCCGACGCAGCTCCGTGGCGGCTTTCGACGCGATTGCCGGAGGAAGCCGCTGGAATGGTGGTCAAAGAGCTCGGCTCCGAGCTGTCGAGCCGGATCGTTTTCTCGGCTCTCGATTCGTCAGTTGCCGGATCCGCGGAGGAGACGTACGCGGACAGGGGGCACGCGGTCATCTCGAATGCGAAGAACCATCGAATGGACCCGGACGTTCCCCTGCTGATTCCTGAGATCAATGCCGGTCACCTCGACGCCATCGAGCGGCAGAAGGCGCGACGCGGAGGGGAAGGCTTCATCGTCACGAACCCGAACTGCTCCACGATCGGTCTGACTCTCGCCATCGCTCCGATCGAACGACAGCACGGCATCGAAACGATGCACGTGGCGACGATGCAGGCGATTTCAGGAGCAGGGTACGCCGGGGTAACTGCCTGGGACATCAGCGATAACGTGGTTCCTCACATTGGCGGAGAGGAAGAGAAGATCGAGTCCGAGCCGCAGAGAATTCTCGGGCTGTGGGAAAGCGATGGTTTCCGCGAGGCTCCGATCACGATCTCAGCCCACGCCAACCGGGTGCCGGTCACCGACGGACACATGGTCTGCATCTCTTTCCGGTATCGGTACAGTGAAAATCTTCGACAGAGCTTTCCGATCGACGTGCTGATCGAGGATGCCCGTGAAGCAATCCGGAACTTCGAGGGGGAGCCGCAGCGACTCAGGCTTCCTTCGGCGCCGCCGAAACCGGTGGTGCTTGCCGAGGAAGACGACCGGCCGCAGCCGCGCCTGGATCGCGACAGTGGAAGAGGGATGGTCGTCACGGTCGGACGTCTTCGCTCCTGTCCGGTTCTCGACGTCCGGATGGTTGCGCTCGTTCACAACACGATCCGTGGAGCCGCCGGGGCGGCGCTCCTGAACGCCGAATTGATTCACGCGAAGGGGCTCGTACCAGCAGGATGA
- a CDS encoding aspartate kinase gives MIVLKFGGTSVGSVEALSRAIGIVSEVADRGAVVVVSALSGVTNDLVQAAADAAAGDWEAAQRTVAKVRTRHEEVANELVIQKSDFFESFNSQLGRQLDEILAVLRGLSLVGEVSPRARDKIVSLGETLSSVLFAYTVRTRRLRAVHVDSGEVIRTNEAFGNAEPIMEATARAAAEKIIPEVEKGRIPVMGGYYGRAMSGAITTLGRGGSDYSAAIVGAAIGAEEIQIWTDVDGMMTSDPRMIPGARLIEQLTYAEAAELAYFGAKVLHPRTIEPAVERDIPVRIRNTGNPSSPGTLISRDGDGTRCRPRAVAISSGMAIVTVSSPRMLGTHGILASVLDVFARVEASVDVIATSEVSISLTVDAHARLDEIEKGLAEFGRVDVESGYAAIAIVGREILGDPPTASRIFASLKDVPIAMMSLARSGLNLTVVVSEEDAEDAVRKIHHAAFES, from the coding sequence ATGATCGTTCTCAAGTTCGGAGGAACCTCCGTCGGAAGCGTCGAGGCCCTTTCCCGAGCGATCGGAATCGTCTCGGAGGTCGCCGACCGGGGGGCGGTCGTCGTCGTATCCGCGCTCTCGGGCGTCACAAACGATCTCGTCCAGGCCGCAGCCGATGCAGCCGCCGGTGACTGGGAAGCGGCGCAGAGAACCGTCGCGAAGGTGAGGACGCGCCATGAGGAAGTCGCCAACGAGCTCGTCATCCAGAAATCCGATTTTTTCGAATCGTTCAACTCGCAGCTCGGAAGGCAGCTCGACGAGATCCTCGCCGTGCTCCGCGGCCTCAGCCTGGTCGGTGAGGTCAGTCCGCGCGCCCGCGACAAGATCGTCTCGCTCGGCGAGACCCTGTCGTCGGTGCTCTTCGCGTATACGGTCCGCACCCGAAGACTTCGCGCCGTTCACGTCGACTCCGGTGAGGTGATCCGGACCAACGAAGCGTTCGGCAACGCCGAGCCCATCATGGAGGCGACAGCGCGCGCCGCGGCCGAGAAGATCATCCCCGAGGTCGAGAAGGGGCGGATCCCTGTGATGGGGGGGTACTACGGCCGGGCGATGTCCGGGGCGATCACGACCCTCGGTCGAGGCGGATCGGATTACAGCGCCGCGATCGTCGGGGCGGCGATCGGCGCCGAGGAGATCCAGATCTGGACCGACGTCGACGGGATGATGACCTCCGATCCGCGAATGATCCCGGGAGCGAGGCTCATCGAGCAGCTCACGTATGCCGAAGCGGCCGAGCTCGCTTATTTCGGGGCGAAGGTGCTCCATCCGCGAACGATCGAACCGGCCGTCGAGCGCGACATCCCGGTGCGCATCAGGAACACAGGCAACCCATCGAGCCCGGGAACGCTGATCTCTCGGGACGGAGACGGGACGCGATGCCGCCCGCGGGCGGTCGCAATCAGTTCGGGGATGGCGATCGTGACGGTGAGCTCGCCCAGGATGCTCGGGACGCACGGCATTCTCGCCAGCGTCCTGGACGTTTTCGCACGGGTGGAAGCTTCAGTGGACGTCATCGCGACCTCGGAGGTCTCGATCTCGCTGACCGTCGACGCTCACGCACGGCTCGACGAGATCGAGAAGGGGCTGGCGGAGTTCGGGCGAGTCGATGTCGAGTCCGGCTACGCGGCGATCGCGATCGTCGGTCGCGAGATCCTCGGAGATCCGCCGACCGCCTCGAGGATCTTCGCATCGCTGAAGGACGTTCCGATCGCGATGATGTCGCTCGCGAGGTCCGGGCTCAACCTCACCGTCGTCGTGAGCGAAGAGGACGCGGAGGACGCGGTGCGCAAGATTCACCACGCCGCCTTCGAAAGCTAG
- a CDS encoding protein tyrosine phosphatase, with protein sequence MEERSRPLVLFVCLGNICRSPLAEVMARDVWGDEVEVESAGVAAWEGNPSTHEAMEVARERSLDLSQHRARHVSGLDLDRYDHVVALTEGIAERLRSDFGVAEDRLLVLEVEDPFGFGIESYRRVAGVLDGAIDELRTRVLGEK encoded by the coding sequence GTGGAAGAGCGATCCCGCCCTCTGGTCCTTTTTGTATGCCTCGGAAATATCTGCAGAAGCCCTCTGGCGGAGGTGATGGCGCGGGACGTCTGGGGTGATGAAGTCGAAGTGGAGAGCGCGGGCGTCGCCGCCTGGGAGGGGAACCCCTCGACACACGAAGCGATGGAGGTCGCGCGGGAACGCTCCCTCGATCTGTCACAACACCGGGCGAGGCACGTGAGCGGTCTCGATCTCGATCGCTACGACCATGTCGTGGCGCTGACCGAAGGGATTGCCGAACGGCTCCGCTCGGATTTCGGCGTCGCCGAAGATCGGCTCCTCGTACTGGAGGTCGAGGACCCTTTCGGTTTCGGGATCGAGAGCTATCGTAGAGTGGCCGGAGTGCTGGACGGTGCGATCGATGAGCTTCGGACCAGAGTACTCGGTGAAAAGTGA
- the rph gene encoding ribonuclease PH, translated as MNDERVERIDGRAFDELRPVILNPGFIKNAEGSCLIEAGDTKVICTASIEERVPSFLHRTGKGWITAEYGMLPRATNERTQREASRGKQGGRTLEIQRLIGRSLRAAVDFEALGERTVWIDCDVIQADGGTRTASITGGFVALVMALGNHYLEERILAWPLSRWIAAVSVGIVGGVPMLDLIYREDSKADVDMNIVATDNDQFVEIQGSAEGRTFSQEESEAMLKLARTGIAALSAAQHEVLDPIIEKVNKLSMSRLNKRFR; from the coding sequence ATGAACGATGAGCGCGTCGAGCGGATCGACGGACGGGCCTTCGATGAGCTTCGGCCGGTCATTCTGAACCCCGGTTTCATCAAGAATGCGGAAGGATCGTGTCTGATCGAGGCGGGCGACACGAAAGTGATCTGCACCGCGTCGATCGAAGAGAGAGTTCCCTCCTTTCTCCATCGAACCGGCAAGGGATGGATCACAGCCGAGTACGGCATGCTGCCACGCGCCACCAATGAGCGCACCCAGCGCGAGGCGTCTCGGGGGAAGCAGGGGGGCCGGACTCTGGAGATCCAGCGGCTGATCGGGCGGTCACTGCGCGCGGCGGTCGACTTCGAAGCGCTCGGGGAGAGGACGGTCTGGATCGATTGCGACGTCATTCAGGCGGATGGCGGGACGCGCACAGCTTCCATTACCGGCGGTTTCGTGGCTCTCGTCATGGCGCTGGGGAACCATTATCTGGAAGAACGGATTCTCGCCTGGCCGCTCTCGCGATGGATTGCCGCGGTCTCGGTCGGAATCGTGGGCGGTGTCCCGATGCTCGATCTGATCTACCGGGAGGATTCGAAGGCCGACGTCGACATGAACATTGTGGCGACGGACAACGATCAGTTCGTCGAGATCCAGGGCTCAGCCGAGGGCCGGACCTTCTCACAGGAAGAGTCCGAAGCGATGTTGAAGCTCGCGCGCACCGGGATTGCAGCGCTGTCGGCGGCGCAGCACGAGGTTCTCGACCCGATCATCGAGAAGGTGAACAAGCTTTCGATGAGCCGGTTGAACAAGCGATTTCGCTGA
- a CDS encoding MarC family protein: MTEYFRIATLSFIALLTLVNPLAIVPSYLAMTEGSLRGSRKRVALYASVACILVLTIFLFAGEYLFRFFGITIEAFQIMGGILFLTRALRNLIQDENRYEPNQPSWDEAVDTAEPERSGDPMSVAIVPIAIPMLAGPGAISSVMVFVNLYRDFEQRLAVIGAIFAVGIAAWLVMLIAVPVSRLIGERGQAVFAKVMALLLGAIGVQFIINGIRSLAG; encoded by the coding sequence ATGACCGAATATTTCAGGATTGCGACACTCTCCTTCATCGCGCTGCTGACGCTGGTCAACCCGCTCGCGATCGTTCCCTCGTATCTCGCGATGACGGAGGGGTCACTTCGTGGGTCGCGTAAGCGGGTCGCGCTTTACGCGAGCGTCGCGTGCATCCTCGTGCTGACGATCTTTCTCTTCGCCGGTGAGTATCTCTTCCGCTTTTTTGGAATTACGATCGAGGCGTTCCAGATCATGGGAGGCATTCTCTTTCTGACGCGTGCTCTTCGGAATCTGATTCAGGACGAGAATCGCTACGAGCCGAACCAGCCGAGTTGGGACGAAGCCGTGGACACTGCCGAGCCGGAGCGGTCGGGTGATCCGATGTCGGTTGCGATTGTGCCGATCGCCATCCCGATGCTCGCAGGGCCGGGTGCGATCAGCTCCGTCATGGTGTTCGTGAATCTCTACCGGGACTTCGAACAGCGCCTCGCGGTGATCGGGGCGATTTTCGCCGTGGGGATCGCGGCCTGGCTGGTGATGCTGATTGCAGTTCCGGTCTCGCGGCTCATCGGAGAGCGGGGTCAGGCGGTGTTCGCCAAAGTCATGGCGTTGCTGCTCGGCGCGATCGGTGTTCAGTTCATCATCAACGGGATTCGATCGCTGGCCGGGTAG
- a CDS encoding 4-hydroxy-tetrahydrodipicolinate reductase: protein MKLAIHGTGRMGRAVERVCESRGHEIAGRFDSSNPISPAAIGDANVIIDFSHADAIDRVVQAACEAGKALVTGTTGWNDREDEIRKRVEKAEIGMVHAANFSPGANILFRLGVVAGELASKFGGFEAGIEERHHSQKKDAPSGTAIRLGKVFAEGFGEQPPIVSSRVGAEFGLHTLFLDSPEDLVELSHRARSRDGFATGAVLAAERIGGSTGFMSFAELMEL from the coding sequence ATGAAACTCGCCATTCACGGAACCGGACGGATGGGCCGGGCGGTCGAGCGCGTCTGCGAATCGCGCGGCCACGAGATCGCCGGTCGATTCGATTCCTCCAATCCGATCTCCCCGGCCGCGATCGGCGATGCAAATGTCATCATCGACTTTTCGCACGCCGACGCGATCGACCGGGTCGTCCAAGCGGCCTGCGAGGCCGGAAAAGCGCTCGTCACGGGAACGACGGGCTGGAACGACCGCGAGGATGAAATCCGGAAACGAGTTGAGAAGGCCGAAATCGGGATGGTCCATGCGGCCAACTTCTCGCCCGGCGCGAACATCCTCTTCCGGCTCGGGGTAGTCGCGGGTGAGCTCGCGAGTAAGTTCGGCGGATTCGAGGCGGGGATCGAGGAGCGGCACCATTCGCAGAAGAAGGATGCGCCGAGCGGCACGGCGATCCGGTTGGGAAAGGTCTTCGCCGAAGGCTTCGGAGAGCAGCCGCCGATCGTCTCCTCGCGCGTCGGCGCGGAGTTCGGCCTTCACACGCTCTTTCTCGATTCGCCCGAGGATCTGGTCGAGCTCTCCCACCGTGCGCGAAGCCGCGACGGGTTCGCCACCGGGGCGGTCCTGGCGGCGGAGCGGATCGGAGGCAGTACGGGATTCATGAGCTTTGCGGAACTGATGGAGTTATAG